A single region of the Metarhizium brunneum chromosome 6, complete sequence genome encodes:
- the gef1 gene encoding Rho guanine nucleotide exchange factor gef1, translating into MDPAPDAGQLRDDAVDTRLPALGHQNLEHDLNLRHHTSPVSLPIPSPTDSFLESLSYTDCDLRNDTQDDGLSYHQVDIPDSYSTTTYHDPTASTGDNHHAPSPSLDPDDFYRNYRGLDSSTGLDLLPMATTSSSRASLQSNGDGTASLKHSAVPAATRSLPRANLRSVSSPLDTTVSANRTLVQAMPAGKPSVKDLKKRFDQNAMAAGSAIPLAPNRVVPVSKSPRSRSSAQEHRIPLSATNPETRQSPACGRSIGGVAGSSSLPLRHSKFVVDDHASTSSQSFASRIGKPRNYTDVEKPSPPTRFNHRQVPSTSSDGGKPTGLLFGEILRDHDEASALGFGIDGLRARRTSESSIQHHSTHHRTFSGLSNEAGSPTAWYRDPASQRKGTPRSTASRSRPRPHSRAHSDDGSSSPSSRAARNARYTPSSHSSKLPVSVRKLNAPSNSTSPSSTRSSSPSTLKKYQANGWPTTRTSPGATRVKTPTPSRKPPPQGLVTPNSSNSNSNSNSNNTRLQAYISSSAPKLSPTLRSSRPRQPVSIASTASSRLKESEKARMDKPREPSFKPRKISIGPIDFAQRREHIRLAYTKSIRENEALEARQTAAAEKILRDSEETAVKRQSLTPAAPTEIAKSDDSVAASSEAVEISTTDPVRDAKPGVPEACDSAESTKPLVAAPPPLTISTDKDQTTVLSPDSPTLGLPGSFPIQTSPPMVTDEPPLSAMSPTSDTTEFDAEPQTHLPVQAQSSPGIPVTLGKTPSPRLEQDPPLSRTTEYRYPFEDEPDDSPVRASPTLPVTEYERDPAVPGSFVDIDDDDKEPDGLGIVSSQSQDTAITLVPDSQIQATSGSENTQTVPFPRLETQDDSDCQSDLDHLQTHRNQDGHHDNDHDDALTNTCTEETDDDAEHHDLDPGRLPGQHVGSCRASTCASSEAGTCDDVRHSGYEQQQGLGASSSGNLLIPNAKCQDERFSRQSAWTDFSVDSTDPSEVMRSPAMPSSRESPALGNVKIFNPKAESSLHDRRRNRLSGLDDSEDSRRSSTHYHSHHLPEVDTGNGFSVPYLSSHQTSDQVSYIPSPTHEPPPIPTSLPGSGLNSRTSSTFYDQAQYESTLLDSERGSDEYMSNAGTSRSVDSASLATTDQYVSTQTPADSDTKSLAQDSEELSDKERHRLGQRRNVIKELVDTEAVFVRDMNIVEEIYKGTAEACPKLDGKTIKLIFRNSDEIIAFHTAFLAELKEAVAAVYIPKGARNMPGDDSSLSTQAVAAAGEPSDAKDRSTSLGPVFKSNMEQMKVAHEGFLRASDQAAKRLIQIQQDPTVQVWLNECNEVAKDLTAAWDLDSLLIKPMQRITKYPNLIITLLQHTPQDHPDREALMEAKDILETAIIEINKTKKNFELVGQIVGRKRKESDVRAGFARAFGKRVDKLQASNNRTAEDADYAKLNEKFGDDYLRLQVVLRDVEFYTRQVSAYVHEFLQYMSSIELVMRLQPGNYPELESKWVQFNISVRDLEKVALEEHLAQVRKHVIEPFEHVIKAYGNPSLAMKKRQKRRIDYERFEQLKRSGKTPDPKLMELVEQYEALNDTLKKELPQLSTLTEKVGNICLGNFVNIQANWYAIWKEKMKMVLPGCGDMPDLQSVVSTFQQDFPYAHDQMAQIGILNPATWGRTSQSTSVSVDDVSIRTRYRPSDVESRSRGQSLNGDMAPSLPAPDFGGRRSGSFTMSPSHGATPGFGNGNVPSPHQYYYRDYYTGIQASQAGSASPKSPEMASSSRPGAASGMFSTRPSTGRSFDPGMIRQSSDSSVLQHRDSSATYNSAYVLQDTQREPHRFSNLFHSALPMSDGPDEGNSQRASRASSTDRGQNSDGYRVLWLAASLFEFNISTTKHEAGYPYLTYQAGEIFDVIAEKGELWLAKNQDDAKDQVGWIWSKHFAKLADQ; encoded by the exons ATGGACCCGGCCCCGGATGCTGGCCAGCTTCGAGACGATGCTGTCGATACCCGCCTTCCCGCCTTGGGCCACCAAAATCTAGAGCACGACCTCAACCTCCGTCACCACACCAGCCCTGTTTCTCTCCCAATTCCATCCCCAACCGACTCCTTCCTCGAATCTCTCTCCTACACTGACTGTGACCTAAGAAACGACACTCAGGACGACGGCCTCTCGTACCACCAGGTGGACATCCCCGATTCATATTCAACGACGACCTATCACGACCCGACGGCCTCGACTGGGGACAACCATCATGCCCCTTCGCCTTCCTTAGACCCCGACGACTTTTACAGAAACTATCGTGGCCTAGACAGTAGTACAGGCTTAGACCTTCTACCCATGGCAACCACCTCGTCTTCTCGCGCGTCCCTACAATCCAACGGAGATGGAACTGCCAGTCTCAAACACTCGGCGGTCCCCGCCGCTACACGCAGTCTGCCACGAGCAAACCTTCGCTCCGTTTCTAGTCCTTTAGACACGACAGTATCTGCAAATAGAACCCTCGTCCAAGCGATGCCCGCTGGCAAACCGAGCGTGAAGGACTTGAAGAAACGATTTGACCaaaatgccatggccgctggCTCTGCCATCCCGCTTGCTCCTAACAGAGTAGTTCCTGTTTCAAAGTCTCCTAGGTCCAGGAGCAGCGCACAGGAGCATCGCATCCCTCTCTCAGCCACCAATCCGGAGACACGACAGTCGCCTGCCTGTGGCAGAAGCAttggtggtgttgctgggtcgtcgtcgttgccgcTGCGACACTCCAAGTTTGTGGTTGACGATCATGCTTCCACTAGCTCGCAGTCATTCGCTAGTCGCATCGGCAAACCGCGGAATTATACGGACGTGGAGAAACCATCCCCGCCAACACGATTCAATCATCGCCAGGTGCCTTCTACTTCCTCTGACGGCGGCAAGCCGACAGGTTTGTTATTTGGCGAGATTCTGCGCGACCATGACGAGGCGTCCGCCTTGGGTTTTGGCATTGATGGACTCCGCGCGCGGAGAACCTCGGAGTCTAGCATCCAGCATCACAGCACACACCATCGCACCTTTTCTGGGCTCAGTAACGAGGCAGGCTCCCCCACTGCTTGGTATCGCGACCCTGCATCCCAGAGAAAAGGTACCCCTCGCTCTACTGCTTCGCGCTCCCGGCCACGACCTCACTCCCGCGCTCATAGTGATGACggttcgtcgtcaccatcgtCGCGGGCCGCTCGAAATGCAAGATATACACCCTCGTCACACTCATCCAAACTGCCCGTCTCCGTCCGAAAGCTCAACGCGCCAAGTAACTCCACGAGTCCGTCCTCTACTCGCTCAAGTTCCCCGTCCACACTTAAGAAATATCAAGCGAATGGATGGCCGACTACGAGAACAAGCCCTGGCGCTACCCGGGTCAagacgccaacgccaagccGAAAGCCTCCTCCCCAAGGGCTGGTCACGccaaacagcagcaacagcaacagcaacagcaacagcaatAATACAAGGTTGCAGGCATACATTTCTTCATCTGCCCCAAAACTCTCTCCAACTCTGCGCAGCTCTCGACCCCGACAGCCAGTTTCCATCGCCAGCACAGCCAGTTCTAGGTTAAAGGAATCCGAAAAAGCACGGATGGACAAGCCGCGAGAACCATCCTTCAAGCCTCGCAAAATTTCCATCGGTCCCATAGATTTTGCACAGAGAAGAGAGCATATAAGGCTTGCTTACACCAAGTCGATCCGTGAGAATGAGGCTCTGGAAGCACGGCAAACTGCGGCTGCTGAGAAGATACTGCGTGATTCGGAAGAGACTGCTGTCAAACGACAATCTTTGACACCTGCTGCCCCTACCGAAATCGCCAAATCGGATGACTCTGTTGCCGCGTCTAGTGAAGCAGTTGAGATTAGTACTACCGACCCCGTCCGAGATGCCAAACCTGGCGTGCCCGAGGCGTGTGACTCTGCAGAGTCAACAAAGCCTCTGGTAGCAGCACCCCCTCCTCTAACAATTTCCACCGACAAAGATCAAACAACGGTGCTTTCACCAGATTCACCAACCTTGGGGTTGCCCGGAAGCTTTCCTATTCAAACATCACCACCGATGGTCACAGACGAGCCGCCGCTCTCAGCAATGTCGCCGACTTCAGATACGACTGAGTTCGACGCTGAGCCTCAGACGCATCTGCCTGTCCAAGCACAGTCGAGCCCAGGCATCCCGGTTACGCTAGGCAAAACTCCAAGTCCTCGGCTGGAACAAGATCCACCCCTTTCACGTACTACGGAATATCGATATCCGTTTGAAGATGAACCCGACGACTCTCCGGTACGAGCGTCGCCAACGTTACCCGTAACCGAATACGAACGGGATCCGGCTGTGCCAGGCTCGTTTGTGGACatcgatgacgatgacaaaGAACCAGACGGCCTAGGGATTGTCTCATCACAATCGCAAGACACCGCAATCACTCTGGTACCGGATTCGCAAATTCAAGCGACTTCGGGTAGTGAGAACACCCAAACAGTTCCTTTCCCGCGGCTCGAGACCCAGGACGACTCCGATTGCCAGTCCGATTTGGATCACCTCCAAACGCATAGGAATCAAGATGGCCATCATGACAatgaccatgatgatgcaCTTACAAACACCTGCACGGAGGAGACTGATGATGACGCGGAACACCATGACCTTGATCCTGGACGACTTCCTGGCCAACACGTAGGGTCCTGCAGGGCATCGACATGTGCGTCATCAGAAGCTGGCACTTGCGACGATGTACGCCATTCGGGCTACGAGCAACAACAAGGTCTGGGTGCATCGTCCTCGGGTAACTTGTTGATCCCCAATGCGAAATGCCAGGATGAGCGATTCAGTAGACAATCTGCATGGACAGACTTTTCCGTGGATAGTACTGATCCCTCAGAAGTGATGAGATCCCCGGCGATGCCCAGCAGCCGTGAATCACCGGCCTTGGGAAACGTCAAAATATTTAACCCTAAGGCTGAGTCGTCTCTCCATGATAGGCGTCGCAATAGGCTGTCGGGACTTGACGATTCTGAAGATTCAAGGCGGTCTTCAACTCACTACCACTCGCACCATCTGCCCGAGGTTGACACAGGGAATGGCTTCTCGGTTCCTTACTTGTCGTCCCACCAAACAAGCGACCAAGTTTCCTATATTCCGTCGCCGACACACGAACCTCCTCCAATTCCGACCTCCCTACCAGGTTCTGGCCTCAACTCCAGAACGTCGAGCACTTTTTACGACCAGGCCCAATACGAAAGCACACTACTCGACTCTGAACGGGGAAGCGACGAATACATGTCGAATGCCGGGACATCTCGATCTGTCGACTCGGCATCTCTGGCGACTACTGATCAGTATGTGAGCACACAAACACCGGCAGACAGCGATACCAAGTCGCTCGCACAGGACAGCGAGGAGCTTAGCGACAAGGAACGGCATCGTCTCGGTCAAAGGAGAAATGTCATCAAAGAATTGGTGGATACCGAGGCTGTATTCGTACGCGACATGAATATTGTGGAAGAGATCTACAAGGGCACTGCCGAGGCGTGCCCCAAACTCGACGGGAAAACAATCAAGCTCATTTTCCGAAACAGCGACGAAATCATTGCCTTCCACACCGCGTTCCTCGCAGAGCTCAAGGAGGCAGTTGCAGCCGTGTACATTCCAAAGGGTGCCAGAAATATGCCAGGGGATGACTCAAGCCTGTCAACCCAAGCCGTCGCCGCGGCTGGGGAGCCAAGCGATGCCAAAGACCGCTCTACTTCTCTCGGACCGGTATTCAAGAGCAACATGGAGCAGATGAAGGTGGCGCATGAAGGGTTTCTTCGTGCTAGTGATCAAGCTGCCAAGAGACTCATCCAAATTCAGCAAGATCCCACAGTCCAGGTTTGGCTGAATGAGTGCAATGAAGTCGCCAAGGACTTGACTGCAGCCTGGGATCTGGATTCTTTGTTAATCAAGCCTATGCAGAGAATCACAAAGTATCCGAATCTCATAATTACACTTCTCCAGCATACGCCTCAGGATCATCCTGATCGAGAAGCCTTGATGGAAGCCAAGGACATATTGGAAACTGCAATTATTGAAATCAACAAAACCAAGAAGAATTTCGAACTCGTCGGACAAATCGTGGgcagaaagagaaaagaatCTGACGTCAGGGCCGGCTTCGCGCGAGCCTTCGGCAAGCGGGTTGACAAGTTACAGGCATCCAACAACCGCACGGCAGAAGATGCAGACTATGCGAAACTTAACGAAAAATTCGGGGATGACTATCTTCGACTTCAAGTTGTCCTTCGAGACGTTGAATTCTACACGAGGCAAGTGTCGGCCTATGTCCACGAATTCCTTCAGTACATGTCGTCTATTGAGCTTGTTATGCGGCTTCAGCCTGGCAACTATCCAGAACTTGAAAGCAAATGGGTACAGTTTAATATTTCCGTCCGCGACCTGGAAAAGGTTGCACTGGAGGAGCATCTAGCGCAAGTCCGCAAGCACGTCATTGAGCCATTTGAGCATGTCATTAAAGCATATGGCAACCCATCATtggccatgaagaagaggcagaAGCGGCGAATAGACTATGAGCGGTTCGAACAGCTAAAGCGAAGTGGGAAAACACCCGATCCCAAGCTAATGGAGCTTGTCGAACAGTACGAGGCACTGAATGATACATTGAAGAAGGAACTTCCTCAGCTGTCAACTTTGACTGAAAAAGTTGGCAACATTTGTCTTGGAAACTTTGTGAATATCCAGGCGAACTGGTATGCCATTTGGAAGgaaaagatgaagatggtcTTGCCAGGTTGCGGGGATATGCCGGACCTGCAGTCGGTAGTGTCAACCTTTCAGCAAGACTTTCCCTATGCCCACGATCAGATGGCACAGATTGGTATCCTCAACCCAGCAACCTGGGGTAGAACGTCACAGTCAACCTCTGTGAGTGTGGATGATGTGTCAATACGAACAAGGTATCGGCCCTCGGATGTCGAATCTCGCAGTCGCGGTCAATCTTTGAACGGTGACATGGCACCGTCATTACCTGCACCAGACTTTGGGGGACGCCGCAGTGGCTCATTCACCATGTCACCAAGCCATGGCGCTACCCCTGGCTTTGGAAATGGCAACGTGCCAAGTCCACATCAGTACTATTATCGTGACTACTATACCGGCATTCAGGCCAGCCAGGCAGGATCCGCTTCACCAAAGTCTCCCGAGATGGCCAGCAGCTCACGGCCCGGTGCTGCTAGCGGCATGTTTTCGACAAGGCCCAGCACTGGCCGTAGTTTCGATCCTGGAATGATCCGACAAAGCTCAGATTCGTCTGTCCTGCAACATCGCGACTCTAGCGCAACCTATAACTCGGCCTACGTGCTCCAGGATACTCAGCGTGAACCTCATCGATTTTCCAACCTGTTCCATTCGGCTCTCCCAATGTCGGACGGACCTGATGAAGGCAATAGCCAACGAgcgtcgagggcgtcgtcCACCGACCGTGGTCAGAATTCCGACGGCTACAGAGtgttgtggctggctgcctcACTCTTTGAATTCAATATCTCTACCACTAAACACGAAGCTGGATATCCGTATCTGACATATCAAGCTGGAGAG ATATTCGATGTCATAGCCGAAAAGGGCGAGCTCTGGCTGGCAAAGAACCAAGACGACGCAAAAGATCAAGTTGGCTGGATCTGGTCAAAGCACTTTGCAAAACTGGCCGATCAGTAG